In Manduca sexta isolate Smith_Timp_Sample1 unplaced genomic scaffold, JHU_Msex_v1.0 HiC_scaffold_1287, whole genome shotgun sequence, the genomic window gtcaacataaataaattattttagcgcAAATAAACAATTGACCATGGTCCTGTACACAATATTGTGAAAGGCGACAAACGAACGTGTTGACAGATGGAAGCACGCGTTGAACGCGCACCTCACAAGCATGGGCTATAAAATACTTGCTAAAAACAAATTGCTGCATGACAGATAATGTGCATCACAGAAGCCATTTTTAATCTATGCTCAGACAGCATTTAATTCCGGACGGCAGTGTAATGGTCTACGTAGTGCTAAAAAGTCTTCCCTCCGATCGCCAACATTATGTTTTCAAACGCTATCCAGTTGATCAGAGCCCACGGCCCGAGGCGCATCCACAACGGCAAAAATCCTTTGTACAATGACAACACCCCTTCGTTTTTCACGGATTGTTGGAGGCAATCTATCATGCCGCGATACAATGTACCcctggaaataaaaaatatgtttagaaaGATTAATCAGTGATATATTATTGGGGAATGTTTATAATGTTCAGTTTCCGCGACGGTTGGGCGAACAGTCGGGATGTTGGACGATTGTGTAGATGTGCCATTATTGGGATAGATATATCAATCTATAATTGTAGGTAACGCAAGTCATTATTGATCGTAAACGCAGACAGACAATATATACTGTACTATTTATAGGTACATGCTTAGTGTTATAAACGTCGGGCTTAATTGAGTCATTATCTTAGCCGTGACTGCATTTTACGATTTTTTCTCTTTGTACTGGAATATAACCTTTCTGTAAAATATTCTTAAGTACAAATTGAATTGCCGTTTTTGCTGTTCGCGAAACATGCGATTATATGATTAAAACATCCGATCCGATTGCATTGCGATAAATAATTAactcattttaaatgttaatttaacctttgttcattgttttaatcatactcatatttaaattagaatGCCTGGAGGTCTTCAACTGGTATTTagccgttattttttttttattattaaaactgccGCTCCTACTAAAATcgattaatttcaatataatgatCTTTCGAGGATCATAAAGTATAAACAGTAAACACTAAACCTAAACATGCGTAAACAAAATTCGTACAACCTACGCATCAATAACGTAGACAAACTTTTACTTTCAAGAGAAAACATTACGTATACATTGGGTGTGGGGTAATTGTGTTGTCTCTCTCCAACCCATAGTAATCGTAAGGGACGGATGACGGGAGGATCTGTAAGCGACTTTGACCCGGTTCAGTTGCCCTCGACCTCAGACTCGCTTACGAGTTAGAAGCGCTTGCACAAACTGGACCGGCGCGTTTCTCTGACTGACTTTtagattttattgcgttttattaGGTCAGTTATATAGATTGGTATTTTTAGAATCGTGTAACTGCAGTAATGTGTTTCATTGCGTAATCAACGGTTTTAGCAATTCTAAttacagttaaaataaatacttattttttattttgaataattttttcaCGTTACATTAACCTTAATAAAGCCGTCATAAAGATCAGCAACTCCCTACAACATTCTGAAACTGTAGTTAGACACGACCAACTCACCTCCCATCAGGCCCAACAGGCTGGTTCATGAGCCTGGTCTTCATCACGTCAGCAGGAGTTCCTAAAACAGCAGCCACGAATCCCGCAGTGAACGCGGCGGCTGCGTGGACCAAGGCGTTGTCCGCCATGCCGAACTCTTTCATCAAGTACTGCTTGGTGTAGTCGTATGCTGCTAAGTCTCCCATGTTGACGAGAGCTGCTCGTTGGACATTTGGTACGGCGCCTGTAAgcgtttttattcaatattaattttgtacatattaaACTATGTTTAAATGGGCAGATATTTCTGAGATAGAGCAATTAGAACGCTCTCCAGGAAAACTTGAAATGAGCTTCAATatcgcttttttttataaattcatataatcATATATGCAAACGCGTGCCACTTCTGATCCTGGCTTACTAGAGTTGTAGTgatgggtgtgagggcgggaaagtctctatcaTCATATATTACTGTTTCTATAATCCATAACCTAtctcataataattattgataaatagaATAAGTCTAATCTTTGGTAGAAGGAATACCCTTTATGGGGCGCTGCGAGCTCCTAGCCTTGAATCAAAAGTGAATGTCATATACAATCATTACTTTCGAAGGCACCCTCGTACTACTCCATACAAAAGGGGTTACAATAATTTgcttaatatttacaaaactacaTTCACATATTCTAACACTTTTAGTGTCCGAACGGGGAGGCAAAGCTTCAACaagtgcattattttttttgctatgatgtagtccgtcccatggtgtgataagGGGCAAACTTGACGCCATATCGGGCGtaaattcctgactccgatcCGATTTTGAACAGATAAACCGAATCACATTGCCCGGCCCggggttattttaaaattgaaattttacattCAATACAGCATtgaaacatatttacataactCCGTACTCACCCCTCCAAAACCCTAAAATCCCACTCTCAGCATACAGCATGGCGTACGCCTGTCTGCAGTTGGCGAACCTGGGCGCCTTGCCCTGCAGAATGTTCCTTCCTTCAGCCTGCATCTGAACCTTCACGAGGTCAGTGGGAGACGCGATAAACTGCGCCAATGAGCCCGCCGCCAGTCCGCCTGCCGAACTTCACAACCATTATGATACGTTGAGGACATGATGATGATGGGGTATttgacattgatataaaattatttaatcgcaatattttatattatattttt contains:
- the LOC119191274 gene encoding mitochondrial uncoupling protein 4-like encodes the protein MQAEGRNILQGKAPRFANCRQAYAMLYAESGILGFWRGAVPNVQRAALVNMGDLAAYDYTKQYLMKEFGMADNALVHAAAAFTAGFVAAVLGTPADVMKTRLMNQPVGPDGRGTLYRGMIDCLQQSVKNEGVLSLYKGFLPLWMRLGPWALINWIAFENIMLAIGGKTF